One part of the Microbacterium aurugineum genome encodes these proteins:
- a CDS encoding NUDIX hydrolase, whose translation MTAPEDSLPVAGTVVLLRPAEPGFEVLLLRRPDRGSFPGAWVFPGGKVEPEDRRDGEGDVEDARRAAIRETFEEVGLVVDDLVVLSEWQPPMEAPTRIRTWFFLAAASDAVPSPAEDEVAELAWARPTEALARHGAGEWMLYPPTWVTLHRLSAFADAAAALSSGGVAELFQTRVLDTETGRDFSWEQGRLEAGVLPWRFVAG comes from the coding sequence ATGACTGCGCCCGAGGATTCCCTGCCCGTCGCCGGCACCGTCGTCCTGCTGCGGCCCGCGGAACCCGGGTTCGAGGTGCTGCTGCTGCGTCGACCGGACCGCGGATCCTTCCCAGGCGCCTGGGTGTTCCCGGGCGGCAAGGTCGAGCCGGAGGACCGACGCGACGGCGAAGGAGACGTCGAGGACGCGCGCCGCGCCGCGATCCGGGAGACCTTCGAGGAAGTGGGGCTGGTGGTCGACGATCTCGTCGTCCTCTCCGAGTGGCAGCCGCCGATGGAGGCTCCCACCCGCATCCGCACCTGGTTCTTCCTCGCCGCGGCGTCGGACGCGGTGCCGTCACCTGCTGAGGACGAGGTCGCTGAGTTGGCCTGGGCGCGGCCAACGGAAGCACTGGCGCGCCACGGGGCGGGGGAGTGGATGCTGTACCCACCGACGTGGGTCACGCTGCACCGCCTGTCCGCGTTCGCGGATGCCGCTGCGGCACTGTCGTCCGGCGGTGTAGCGGAACTCTTCCAGACGCGTGTTCTCGACACCGAGACCGGTCGTGACTTCTCCTGGGAGCAAGGGCGCCTCGAGGCCGGCGTGCTGCCGTGGAGGTTCGTCGCAGGCTGA
- a CDS encoding NADH:flavin oxidoreductase/NADH oxidase, translating into MSLLFSPLSIRSVTFRNRLWVSPMCMYSAVDGLVQEWHHTHLAQFASGGAGLIVAEATAVVPEGRISPRDAGLWSDEQRDAWTPIVRAIHDRGASAGIQLAHAGRKASTWWPWARERGSVPAAEGGWTTAAPSAIAFDGFDAPVALDLAGIDRVVEAFADAARRALEAGFDVLEIHGAHGYLLHQFLSPLSNRRDDEYGGSLENRARLLLRVVDAVREAAGPEVPVFVRISATDHAEGGFAPDEASAVADWATQRGADLIDVSSGGLVAHQRIEVFPGYQVPLAETVRRGGRIPVSAVGLITASAQAEQVLADGAADAVFAGREWLRDPHFALRAAHELGAEVAWPPQYERAHWR; encoded by the coding sequence GTGAGTCTTCTCTTCTCCCCGCTGAGCATCCGTTCCGTCACGTTCCGCAATCGCCTCTGGGTCTCGCCGATGTGCATGTACAGCGCCGTCGACGGGCTGGTGCAGGAGTGGCACCACACGCACCTCGCACAGTTCGCTTCAGGCGGCGCCGGACTGATCGTCGCGGAGGCGACCGCGGTGGTACCCGAGGGCCGTATCTCGCCGCGCGACGCGGGTCTCTGGAGCGACGAGCAGCGCGACGCCTGGACGCCGATCGTCCGCGCTATCCACGACCGTGGGGCGTCCGCCGGGATCCAGCTCGCGCACGCGGGACGGAAGGCATCGACGTGGTGGCCGTGGGCACGGGAGCGGGGGTCGGTGCCGGCCGCCGAGGGAGGCTGGACGACAGCTGCGCCGTCGGCGATCGCCTTCGACGGCTTCGACGCGCCGGTCGCCCTCGACCTCGCCGGGATCGACCGCGTGGTCGAGGCCTTCGCCGACGCCGCGCGACGTGCTCTCGAGGCGGGCTTCGACGTGCTGGAGATCCACGGTGCGCACGGCTACCTGCTGCACCAGTTCCTGTCCCCCCTCTCGAACCGGCGAGACGACGAGTACGGCGGCTCGCTCGAGAACCGCGCGCGGCTCCTGCTGCGCGTCGTGGATGCTGTGCGCGAGGCTGCGGGTCCCGAGGTGCCGGTCTTCGTGCGGATCTCGGCCACCGACCACGCCGAAGGCGGTTTCGCCCCCGATGAGGCGTCCGCCGTCGCCGACTGGGCCACGCAGCGCGGAGCGGACCTGATCGACGTGTCGAGCGGCGGGCTCGTGGCCCATCAGCGGATCGAGGTGTTCCCCGGATACCAGGTCCCTCTCGCCGAGACCGTCCGCCGCGGAGGCCGCATCCCGGTCTCGGCGGTCGGGCTGATCACCGCATCCGCCCAGGCCGAGCAGGTGCTCGCCGACGGCGCGGCGGATGCGGTCTTCGCCGGCCGAGAGTGGCTTCGCGACCCGCACTTCGCGCTCCGCGCCGCACATGAACTCGGCGCCGAGGTCGCATGGCCACCCCAGTACGAACGCGCGCACTGGCGCTGA
- a CDS encoding GNAT family N-acetyltransferase, whose product MTDPRPLASVVLRTALAEDAEWIAELRADVLRADLERLGRYDPTRVRQRFRDAFEPAYTRIIVVDAVDVGSVALRPDGDITWLEHLYLDASHQGRGVGTRVLAMILDDDRRYRLNVLQGSPARSLYERHGFTVDSQDDVDVFMTRERGVPAVVPPDGR is encoded by the coding sequence GTGACTGATCCGCGTCCGCTCGCATCGGTCGTTCTCCGGACGGCGCTCGCCGAGGACGCCGAGTGGATCGCCGAGCTGCGCGCCGACGTGCTCCGCGCCGACCTGGAGCGGCTGGGGCGCTACGACCCGACGCGTGTCCGGCAACGCTTCCGCGATGCGTTCGAGCCGGCGTACACGCGGATCATCGTGGTGGATGCTGTGGATGTCGGGTCTGTCGCCCTCCGTCCAGACGGCGACATCACGTGGCTGGAGCACCTCTACCTCGACGCCTCGCACCAGGGGAGGGGCGTCGGCACTCGGGTCCTGGCGATGATCCTCGACGACGACCGGCGGTACCGGCTCAACGTGCTCCAGGGCAGTCCGGCGCGCAGCCTCTACGAGCGTCACGGGTTCACCGTCGACTCGCAGGACGACGTGGACGTGTTCATGACGCGAGAACGAGGCGTCCCGGCGGTCGTGCCCCCCGACGGCCGCTAA
- a CDS encoding thiamine-binding protein encodes MLIAFSVAPSGTPADGAQRTDASVHDAVAAAVRVVRESGLPHRTTSMFTEIEGPDWDTVMAVVKRATEAVMPFGSRVSLVLKADIRPGYSGELDAKIERLESAIGEAAAAESRD; translated from the coding sequence ATGCTGATCGCCTTCTCCGTCGCCCCGAGTGGCACCCCCGCCGATGGTGCGCAGCGCACCGACGCCTCCGTGCACGACGCCGTGGCGGCCGCCGTGCGCGTCGTGCGCGAGTCGGGGCTGCCGCACCGGACGACGAGCATGTTCACCGAGATCGAAGGTCCGGACTGGGACACGGTCATGGCCGTCGTCAAGCGCGCGACCGAAGCGGTGATGCCGTTCGGGTCACGGGTCTCGCTCGTGCTCAAGGCCGACATCCGTCCCGGGTACTCCGGAGAGCTCGACGCGAAGATCGAACGGTTGGAGTCGGCGATCGGGGAGGCGGCCGCCGCGGAGTCCCGTGACTGA
- a CDS encoding MFS transporter has protein sequence MNPSNESRGAAKWALLSLAIGSFGIGMTEFVVMGLLPNIAADLLPALWTTRPEEALSQTGWLISLYALGVVIGAPTIAGFVARYPRHRVMIVLALALTVFNALTVVLPTFELVAASRFLAGLPHGAYFGIGALVAADVMGPGNRAKGVAFILTGLTVANVIGVPLGTFLGQEWGWRAAFAVVALVFALATLCIALFVPEHPGDPGRTMRQEIRVFRRAQVWFTLGIGAIGFGGFFAVYSYIAPLVTEVAGSPEWAVPIVLVLMGLGMTAGNLVGGHLADIDLRRTLLWGLAAMAIVFSLLAFLSFWIVSLGLTVLVVGFVSSVLSPTIQTRLMDVAGDNQSIAAAMNHSALNIGNSLGAFLGGVVIAVGWGFTAPAWTGAALAVAGLLIAVLSYRIEARRPEVSELVAS, from the coding sequence GTGAATCCCTCGAATGAATCGAGGGGTGCGGCGAAGTGGGCGCTCCTCTCTCTCGCCATCGGCAGTTTCGGCATCGGCATGACCGAGTTCGTGGTCATGGGCCTGCTGCCCAATATCGCCGCTGACCTGCTGCCTGCGCTCTGGACGACCCGTCCGGAAGAAGCGCTGAGCCAGACGGGGTGGCTGATCTCGTTGTACGCGCTGGGTGTCGTCATCGGCGCCCCGACCATCGCCGGCTTCGTGGCGCGCTACCCGCGTCATCGAGTGATGATCGTGCTCGCTCTCGCGCTCACGGTGTTCAATGCCCTCACGGTGGTGCTGCCGACCTTCGAGCTCGTCGCCGCCTCGCGATTCCTCGCCGGGCTGCCGCACGGTGCGTACTTCGGCATCGGAGCCCTCGTCGCCGCCGATGTCATGGGTCCGGGAAACCGTGCCAAGGGCGTGGCGTTCATCCTCACCGGCCTCACGGTCGCCAATGTCATCGGGGTGCCGCTGGGGACCTTCCTCGGGCAGGAGTGGGGGTGGCGGGCGGCGTTCGCCGTCGTGGCGCTGGTGTTCGCGCTCGCAACGCTGTGCATCGCCCTGTTCGTCCCCGAGCACCCGGGCGATCCGGGGCGGACGATGCGTCAGGAGATCCGGGTGTTCCGGCGGGCGCAGGTGTGGTTCACACTCGGCATCGGCGCGATCGGCTTCGGCGGGTTCTTCGCGGTGTACAGCTACATCGCGCCGTTGGTGACGGAAGTGGCGGGGTCACCCGAGTGGGCGGTCCCGATCGTGCTCGTGCTGATGGGGCTCGGCATGACCGCCGGAAACCTCGTGGGCGGCCACCTCGCCGACATCGATCTGCGCCGCACCCTGCTGTGGGGACTCGCGGCGATGGCGATCGTGTTCTCCCTGCTCGCCTTCCTGTCGTTCTGGATCGTGAGCCTCGGGCTGACGGTGCTCGTGGTCGGATTCGTCTCCTCGGTGCTGAGCCCGACCATCCAGACGCGTCTCATGGACGTGGCCGGTGACAACCAGTCGATCGCGGCGGCGATGAACCACTCGGCGCTCAACATCGGGAACAGCCTCGGCGCCTTCCTGGGCGGTGTCGTGATCGCCGTCGGATGGGGCTTCACCGCGCCGGCATGGACCGGAGCAGCGCTCGCCGTCGCCGGGCTCCTGATCGCCGTGCTGTCGTACCGCATCGAAGCGCGTCGCCCCGAGGTCTCTGAGCTCGTCGCGTCGTAG
- the guaB1 gene encoding GMP reductase, translating into MEFSGAQPAVDLTYSDVFLVPRRSAVSSRLQVDLAPLDGTPATLPIVAANMNSVTGPRIAAVLARRGALGVLPQDLPLQDLDSAIREVKAQPVLWDTPIVLPPEASVADALRLLPATSGHGIVVARGDAPIDVGRIVGILPAVRLATALPDAQLGDLVHRGTPSIDADDIGSERHAFDVITDAGVEMVTVIHHGHLVGTLSARSALRSTLYRPALDADGRLAVAAAVGINGDVAAKARALAGAGVDVLVVDTAHGHQEGMLRALRAVADLDLGLPIVAGNIVTADGVADLVDAGASILKVGVGPGAMCTTRMMTAVGRPQFSAVLETAQAARELGAHVWADGGVRYPRDVALALAAGAASVMVGSWFAGTIEAPGELQHEGDGRLFKESWGMASTKAVQARFGRLDAYERARKELFAEGISSSKIYLDPLRPGVEDLLDMITSGVRSSFTYAGASTVPEFHDRALVGLQSAAGYEEGKALPVSW; encoded by the coding sequence ATGGAATTCTCAGGAGCGCAGCCGGCCGTCGATCTGACCTATTCGGACGTCTTCCTCGTGCCGCGCCGATCCGCGGTGAGCAGCCGCCTCCAGGTCGATCTGGCGCCCCTGGACGGCACCCCCGCGACCCTGCCCATCGTCGCCGCCAACATGAACTCCGTGACGGGTCCGCGCATCGCGGCGGTGCTCGCGCGACGCGGCGCTCTCGGTGTTCTTCCGCAGGACCTGCCGTTGCAGGATCTCGACTCCGCGATTCGCGAGGTGAAGGCGCAGCCGGTCCTCTGGGACACCCCGATCGTGCTGCCGCCGGAAGCGTCCGTCGCCGATGCGCTCCGCCTGCTTCCGGCGACGAGCGGACACGGGATCGTCGTGGCCCGCGGCGACGCACCGATCGACGTGGGGCGCATCGTCGGCATCCTCCCCGCAGTCCGACTCGCCACGGCGCTGCCGGATGCGCAACTGGGCGACCTCGTCCATCGGGGTACGCCGTCGATCGATGCCGACGACATCGGTTCGGAGCGGCACGCGTTCGACGTCATCACCGACGCCGGTGTCGAGATGGTGACGGTGATCCACCACGGTCACCTCGTGGGCACTCTGAGCGCACGCAGCGCCTTGCGGTCCACTCTCTACCGGCCGGCGCTCGACGCTGACGGTCGTCTGGCGGTGGCCGCGGCCGTCGGCATCAACGGCGACGTCGCCGCCAAGGCGAGGGCACTCGCCGGAGCAGGCGTCGACGTGCTCGTCGTCGACACGGCACACGGACACCAGGAAGGCATGCTGCGGGCGCTTCGCGCGGTCGCCGATCTCGACCTGGGGCTCCCGATCGTGGCGGGGAACATCGTCACCGCCGACGGCGTCGCCGACCTGGTCGACGCGGGCGCCTCGATCCTCAAGGTCGGTGTCGGGCCCGGGGCCATGTGCACGACCCGCATGATGACGGCGGTCGGTCGACCGCAGTTCTCGGCGGTCCTCGAGACCGCGCAGGCCGCACGGGAGCTCGGCGCACATGTCTGGGCCGACGGCGGGGTGCGATACCCCCGCGACGTCGCGCTGGCGCTTGCCGCCGGTGCGGCCTCCGTCATGGTCGGCTCCTGGTTCGCGGGAACCATCGAGGCTCCGGGGGAGCTGCAGCACGAGGGCGACGGGCGTCTTTTCAAGGAGTCCTGGGGCATGGCGTCGACCAAGGCGGTGCAGGCGCGGTTCGGCCGGCTCGACGCGTACGAGCGTGCGCGCAAGGAGCTCTTCGCCGAGGGCATCTCCTCGTCGAAGATCTACCTCGACCCCCTGCGGCCCGGCGTGGAGGACCTGCTGGACATGATCACCTCGGGCGTACGTTCGTCGTTCACCTACGCGGGAGCGTCGACCGTGCCCGAGTTCCACGACCGTGCGCTCGTCGGCCTCCAGTCGGCAGCGGGATACGAAGAGGGCAAGGCGCTGCCGGTCAGTTGGTGA
- a CDS encoding hemolysin family protein, translated as MNDWAGLAWLVVLLVANAFFVGGEFAVISARRSQIEPRADQGSRAAKTALYAMEHATLMLATSQLGITICSLLILNVSEPAIHHLLAVPLHALGWPDGAVDAVSFAIALLIVSFLHVVFGEMVPKNLAFSVPDRAVLILAPPLVWVSKVFMPVIWVLNATANGVLRLFRVEPKNEAASTFTLDEVATIVSQSRREGLLMDTAGTVAAAVEFTDKKARDVAVPLSDLVTLPQSTTPDDIEKAVARYGFSRYVIVDDESVPIGYVHLKDILRASEGPDAEVKMIEPVPAKRIHHMVPVQEDTDLEDALAVMRRAGRHLAKVRDARGNTTAVLFLEDILEELVGEVQDATRRFRGR; from the coding sequence ATGAACGATTGGGCAGGACTCGCCTGGCTCGTCGTGCTTCTCGTCGCGAACGCCTTCTTCGTCGGCGGCGAGTTCGCCGTGATCTCCGCGCGGCGGTCGCAGATCGAGCCCCGCGCCGATCAGGGATCGCGCGCGGCCAAGACGGCGCTGTACGCGATGGAGCATGCGACGCTGATGCTCGCGACCTCGCAGCTCGGCATCACGATCTGCTCGCTGCTCATCCTGAACGTCTCCGAGCCCGCGATCCACCACCTGCTGGCCGTGCCGCTGCATGCCCTCGGCTGGCCAGACGGCGCTGTCGACGCGGTGTCGTTCGCCATCGCGCTGCTGATCGTGTCGTTCCTTCATGTCGTGTTCGGCGAGATGGTGCCGAAGAACCTCGCGTTCTCGGTGCCGGACCGTGCCGTGCTCATCCTCGCCCCGCCCCTCGTGTGGGTGTCGAAGGTGTTCATGCCCGTGATCTGGGTGCTCAACGCGACGGCGAACGGCGTGCTGCGGCTGTTCCGGGTGGAGCCGAAGAATGAGGCGGCATCGACCTTCACCCTCGACGAGGTCGCCACCATCGTCAGCCAGTCGCGGCGTGAGGGCCTGCTCATGGACACCGCGGGAACGGTCGCGGCCGCCGTCGAGTTCACCGACAAGAAGGCGCGAGACGTCGCCGTGCCCCTGAGCGACCTGGTCACGCTTCCGCAGTCGACCACGCCGGACGACATCGAGAAGGCGGTCGCCCGCTACGGGTTCTCGCGCTACGTGATCGTCGACGACGAGTCCGTGCCGATCGGCTACGTGCACTTGAAGGACATCCTCCGGGCCTCGGAGGGCCCCGATGCCGAGGTCAAGATGATCGAACCGGTCCCGGCGAAGCGCATCCACCACATGGTGCCCGTCCAGGAGGACACGGATCTCGAGGACGCCCTCGCGGTCATGCGCCGCGCCGGTCGTCACCTGGCGAAGGTGCGTGACGCGCGGGGGAACACCACCGCGGTGCTGTTCCTGGAGGACATCCTCGAAGAGCTCGTGGGAGAGGTGCAGGACGCGACTCGTCGTTTCCGCGGACGCTGA
- a CDS encoding hemolysin family protein: protein MDYIMLGVGLLLTVGTGLFVASEFALVNLDRADLEARQARGESRLSLTISALKHTSTHLSAAQLGITLTTLLTGYTMEPALSNLLRPTLLAWRIPEAAVSPIATIVAMFIATVLSMILGELVPKNFALALPLATAKLVVPFQVAFTTVFKPAVVVLNGSANGVLRSMGIEPKEELSGARSAEELSSLVRRSASAGMLEADTATLLDRTLTFSRLTAADVMTARPSMHAIAAGDSTDDVIQLARRTGHSRFPVYDDDLDDIMGVVHLKAAISVPRERRAEVPVGALATEPLRVPETVHVDALISELRARGYQLAVVVDEYGGTAGLVTLEDLVEELVGEVADEHDRTRAGVIRNREGITFPGELRPDELRRRAGVEVPEGDVYDTVGGYVMSVLERVPSVGDEVPLDSGTLRVVRMDGRRVDRVRYVPSPLVEGEGATR, encoded by the coding sequence ATGGACTACATCATGTTGGGCGTGGGGCTCCTGCTCACGGTCGGCACCGGCCTCTTCGTCGCGAGCGAGTTCGCGCTGGTCAATCTCGACCGCGCCGACCTCGAAGCGCGTCAGGCTCGGGGGGAGTCCCGGCTCTCGCTCACGATCAGTGCCCTCAAGCACACGTCGACCCACCTCTCCGCGGCCCAGCTCGGCATCACGCTGACGACGCTGCTGACCGGTTACACGATGGAGCCGGCGCTGTCGAACCTCCTCCGGCCGACGCTTCTGGCCTGGCGCATTCCGGAAGCCGCCGTCTCGCCCATCGCGACCATCGTGGCGATGTTCATCGCCACCGTGCTCTCGATGATCCTCGGTGAGCTGGTGCCGAAGAACTTCGCGCTCGCTCTTCCCCTCGCCACCGCGAAGCTCGTGGTCCCCTTCCAGGTCGCATTCACCACGGTCTTCAAGCCGGCCGTGGTCGTGCTCAACGGCAGCGCCAACGGCGTGCTGCGCAGCATGGGGATCGAGCCGAAAGAGGAGCTCTCCGGCGCGCGGAGTGCGGAGGAGCTCTCCTCGCTGGTCCGGCGCTCCGCCAGCGCGGGCATGCTCGAGGCCGACACGGCCACGCTCCTCGACCGCACTCTGACGTTCTCCCGACTCACCGCGGCCGATGTGATGACCGCCCGCCCGAGCATGCACGCGATCGCCGCCGGTGACTCCACCGACGATGTCATCCAGCTCGCCCGCCGCACCGGGCACAGCCGGTTCCCGGTCTACGACGACGACCTCGACGACATCATGGGCGTCGTGCATCTGAAAGCTGCCATCTCCGTGCCGCGCGAGCGCCGTGCGGAGGTGCCTGTCGGCGCGCTGGCGACCGAGCCCCTCCGTGTTCCGGAGACGGTCCACGTCGACGCCCTGATCTCCGAGCTCCGGGCACGCGGCTACCAACTGGCCGTCGTCGTCGACGAGTACGGCGGAACGGCAGGGCTCGTGACGCTCGAGGACCTCGTCGAGGAGCTGGTGGGCGAGGTCGCCGATGAGCACGACCGCACTCGGGCCGGAGTGATCCGCAACCGTGAGGGCATCACCTTCCCCGGCGAGTTGCGGCCCGATGAGCTGCGTCGTCGCGCCGGGGTCGAGGTTCCGGAGGGCGACGTCTACGACACCGTCGGCGGATACGTCATGAGCGTGCTCGAGCGCGTGCCCTCGGTCGGCGACGAGGTTCCGCTCGACAGCGGCACGCTCCGGGTCGTGCGCATGGACGGCCGACGCGTCGATCGCGTCCGCTACGTGCCGAGTCCGCTCGTCGAGGGAGAGGGGGCCACCCGATGA
- a CDS encoding NAD(P)H-hydrate dehydratase gives MVEVREWTRSDTSRYFRAPAAEDDKYTRGVVALRTGSAAYPGAAVLGVEAAWRTGAGFVRYVGEERAADAVLARRPETVVGADAGRSRVDAWVIGSGTDPALRTDAESVALREILAGSVPVVIDAGALDLAPGARAPFLITPHAREFARLQERLRLQPGGERAEGARQVAANIGGTVLLKGARTLVAAPDGTTFAIEAGTGWLATAGTGDVLAGVLGAVTAANPDAPLAEIAAAGAWVHGHAARIAADVTAGSPGHPIVALDVAAALPPAIADVLA, from the coding sequence ATGGTCGAGGTGCGCGAGTGGACACGCAGCGATACGTCCCGGTACTTCCGCGCGCCCGCCGCAGAGGACGACAAGTACACGCGCGGGGTGGTGGCGCTCCGCACCGGATCGGCCGCTTATCCCGGTGCCGCGGTGCTCGGTGTCGAGGCCGCGTGGCGGACCGGTGCAGGATTCGTGCGTTACGTGGGGGAGGAGCGGGCGGCCGATGCCGTGCTCGCCCGGCGCCCGGAGACGGTGGTCGGAGCGGACGCTGGTCGTTCCCGCGTGGATGCCTGGGTGATCGGATCCGGCACGGATCCGGCCCTTCGGACGGATGCGGAGAGCGTCGCGCTCCGGGAGATCCTCGCGGGGAGCGTGCCGGTCGTCATCGATGCCGGAGCGCTGGATCTCGCCCCCGGTGCCCGCGCCCCCTTCCTCATCACCCCGCACGCACGCGAATTCGCCAGGCTCCAGGAGCGTCTGCGCCTGCAACCAGGCGGCGAACGCGCCGAAGGGGCCCGACAGGTCGCCGCGAACATCGGCGGAACCGTGCTCCTCAAGGGCGCTCGCACGCTGGTCGCAGCCCCGGACGGGACGACTTTCGCGATCGAGGCCGGGACGGGCTGGTTGGCGACGGCGGGAACCGGAGACGTGCTCGCCGGCGTGCTCGGCGCGGTGACCGCCGCGAATCCCGATGCCCCGCTCGCAGAGATCGCCGCCGCGGGGGCCTGGGTGCACGGCCACGCGGCACGGATCGCCGCAGACGTGACCGCCGGCAGCCCGGGGCATCCGATCGTCGCGCTGGATGTCGCCGCGGCGTTGCCGCCCGCGATCGCGGACGTCCTCGCGTGA